From the Candidatus Nomurabacteria bacterium genome, one window contains:
- a CDS encoding methyltransferase domain-containing protein, translated as MYTYLLVPGRHHLLSNFMHDYFLQASNNRSIELIDGSQAEFDESICMVWAITSANHQNTRRNPLAGYRREAAVDEFMADLPCQYLTYHINDIGQSNRFADYIIKSIEVESRGSTLLTPDNTIVATSTPSVIELFETLGYKIAPIELSSRQPEQYRAARAWDILLELVAAGNNWRDSESYIQQMHPSSQRLLDRYKLAEQIIELHNDPLVGDEGDITETRDYEKYRQSFDTGAERKYAILGPHIRPGRIIDIGCATGSLLKQIDNDDRFRESDLYGIEVAKPLYDRCLQRLANGEFRNENTFFYQRNIMRGKLFPDNSVNTSISISLTHEIDSYLGRDSLHKFISQIFQQTAPGGVYINLDVTCPENPDEKVVIWLNHLDGQDADDQEYAIDRQTDYSEYLGKLSTLGLFKRFIKDFRKTEGDQIKDYELFEKDEQYFARLRRADAVEFMVTKDYQDSWYSEMHERFCYWPPSEWQRQLEAVGFSVDPASGAFQNDWINQNRFEGKLKLFIEIDGQLVPQDWPDTSVLMVARKP; from the coding sequence ATGTATACATATCTATTGGTTCCGGGCAGGCATCATTTATTAAGTAATTTTATGCACGATTACTTTTTACAGGCTAGTAATAATCGCAGTATCGAATTAATCGACGGTAGCCAAGCCGAGTTTGATGAAAGTATCTGCATGGTTTGGGCAATCACTTCAGCTAATCATCAAAACACTCGGCGCAATCCGTTGGCCGGATACCGTCGCGAAGCTGCTGTTGATGAATTTATGGCAGATTTGCCATGTCAATATCTGACTTACCATATCAACGATATCGGCCAATCTAACCGGTTTGCCGACTATATAATCAAATCTATCGAGGTTGAGAGCCGAGGCTCAACATTACTAACTCCCGATAACACAATTGTGGCAACCTCAACCCCAAGTGTAATTGAGCTATTCGAAACCTTGGGCTACAAAATTGCACCGATTGAGCTTTCTAGCCGACAGCCAGAGCAATACCGTGCTGCTCGCGCCTGGGACATATTGCTGGAGCTGGTGGCGGCCGGCAACAATTGGCGTGATTCCGAAAGTTATATCCAACAGATGCATCCAAGTAGTCAGAGATTGCTTGACAGATACAAGCTAGCCGAGCAAATTATCGAACTCCATAACGATCCATTGGTTGGCGATGAGGGCGACATAACAGAGACTCGTGATTACGAAAAGTACCGTCAATCTTTCGATACTGGCGCCGAACGTAAATACGCTATTCTTGGCCCCCATATTCGGCCAGGCAGAATTATCGATATCGGCTGCGCAACTGGATCTTTACTAAAGCAAATCGACAACGACGATCGTTTTCGTGAATCTGATTTATACGGTATCGAAGTTGCCAAACCGCTTTACGATCGGTGCTTGCAACGCCTTGCCAATGGCGAGTTTCGGAATGAAAACACTTTCTTTTACCAACGTAATATTATGCGAGGCAAACTATTCCCAGACAACAGCGTCAATACATCAATTAGTATCTCATTAACGCACGAGATTGATTCCTACCTTGGACGAGATAGTCTACACAAGTTTATTAGTCAGATTTTCCAACAAACGGCACCAGGTGGCGTATACATCAATCTAGATGTCACTTGCCCGGAAAACCCAGACGAAAAGGTGGTAATCTGGCTAAACCACCTCGATGGCCAGGATGCTGACGATCAAGAATACGCGATCGATCGCCAGACAGATTATAGTGAGTACCTTGGCAAGCTATCGACACTTGGCTTGTTTAAGCGTTTCATCAAAGATTTTCGAAAAACTGAAGGCGATCAGATCAAAGATTACGAATTATTCGAAAAAGATGAGCAGTATTTTGCTAGACTGCGCCGCGCCGATGCTGTTGAATTTATGGTAACTAAAGACTACCAAGATAGCTGGTATAGCGAAATGCACGAGCGGTTCTGTTATTGGCCGCCGAGCGAATGGCAGAGGCAACTCGAAGCCGTTGGCTTTAGTGTTGACCCAGCTTCGGGAGCTTTCCAGAATGATTGGATCAATCAGAACAGATTCGAAGGTAAGCTTAAGTTGTTTATTGAAATCGATGGCCAGCTCGTACCTCAGGACTGGCCAGATACCAGTGTATTGATGGTTGCACGCAAGCCGTAA